From a region of the uncultured Fibrobacter sp. genome:
- a CDS encoding NAD(P)/FAD-dependent oxidoreductase → MLDSRYDVVVIGAGPGGCVAARNLARAGHKVLLLEKREKIGYPVRCGEASTTLADLKTYGPIDDSCIESIINGLYIYGPAGVNIEVPKPATGIMLNREIFDPWLAKLAADDGAQVETCARAEFVSDVEGDERMVRVVLGSGDGNGSVTETSTQEIFAKMVIAADGVESRIGRIVGLDCGQKVMQTCTGVDIQVQGLLTKPDYLTFWQGHDYINDGYIWSFPKQKSNVTNFGAGFLITNKNRQNILEVTMEWLEKLFPGAKINHTVGGVIPVSSVLKDYTLDRFALVGDAAHHTNPLTGGGIASAMRAGRFCAEYVDQGLKAGNLSKEFLKQYEKRCYGYFGKMHDFEYKFRRFLLAINRADQIELYKVLQGFALSGYKKSAFLKTPIKTTKFLYKFWKFK, encoded by the coding sequence ATGCTTGATTCCCGTTACGATGTCGTTGTCATTGGTGCCGGCCCCGGCGGTTGTGTTGCCGCCCGCAACTTGGCCCGTGCAGGCCACAAGGTCCTGTTGCTCGAAAAGCGCGAAAAAATCGGCTACCCCGTACGCTGTGGCGAAGCGAGCACGACGCTTGCCGACTTGAAGACTTACGGTCCGATTGACGACAGCTGCATCGAAAGCATTATTAACGGGCTCTACATTTATGGCCCTGCCGGCGTGAACATCGAAGTTCCGAAGCCCGCCACCGGCATCATGCTCAACCGAGAAATCTTTGACCCCTGGCTTGCAAAGCTTGCCGCCGACGATGGCGCCCAGGTAGAAACATGCGCCCGTGCCGAATTCGTAAGCGATGTCGAAGGCGACGAACGCATGGTTCGAGTCGTACTCGGAAGCGGCGACGGAAACGGATCAGTCACCGAAACAAGCACCCAAGAAATTTTTGCAAAGATGGTCATTGCCGCCGACGGTGTCGAAAGCCGTATCGGACGTATCGTCGGTCTCGACTGCGGTCAGAAAGTGATGCAAACCTGTACCGGCGTCGATATCCAGGTGCAAGGCCTCTTGACCAAGCCCGACTACCTGACGTTCTGGCAAGGTCACGACTATATTAACGACGGCTACATCTGGAGTTTCCCGAAGCAGAAATCGAACGTCACGAATTTCGGTGCAGGCTTCTTGATTACAAACAAGAACAGGCAGAACATTCTGGAAGTTACGATGGAATGGCTCGAAAAGCTTTTCCCGGGCGCAAAGATCAATCATACCGTCGGAGGCGTGATTCCTGTTTCGAGCGTCCTCAAGGATTACACGCTTGACCGCTTTGCCCTCGTGGGCGACGCCGCCCACCACACCAACCCGCTCACGGGTGGTGGCATTGCTTCCGCAATGAGGGCAGGCAGATTCTGCGCCGAATACGTAGACCAAGGTCTTAAGGCTGGCAATCTTTCGAAAGAATTCCTCAAGCAATACGAAAAACGCTGCTACGGCTATTTCGGCAAGATGCATGACTTTGAATACAAGTTCCGCAGGTTCCTGCTCGCTATCAACCGTGCAGACCAAATCGAACTTTACAAGGTACTGCAAGGCTTCGCCCTTAGCGGATACAAGAAGAGCGCCTTCCTCAAGACGCCCATTAAAACAACCAAGTTCTTGTACAAGTTCTGGAAGTTCAAATAG
- a CDS encoding NAD(P)H-binding protein, with product MKVAVLGSTGLVGKNVLKLLARLPQVVRVFCPVRNVPDLKDLGILEGTIKIDFKQVDFEQDNDATRLFFYAGFTGCDAVVCCLGTTRKQAGSKAAQEKIDVRLPLMLAAIAKKAGVKNFLCVSAMGADSHSPYFYNRLKGQLEEGLDMIGFETLTLVRPSLLLGKHKDRRFGEELLQKTIGAHPEWIPAYVRPVHAETVAAHLVTSLLKPPTDHVCATDGRVGKRIIYNRVLAQTKVDDLF from the coding sequence ATGAAAGTTGCTGTTCTTGGTTCTACCGGACTTGTCGGCAAAAATGTTTTGAAACTGCTCGCACGCCTCCCGCAGGTTGTGCGAGTTTTTTGCCCTGTACGAAATGTGCCGGATTTAAAGGATCTTGGGATTCTGGAAGGGACGATCAAGATTGACTTTAAGCAAGTGGATTTTGAACAAGATAACGATGCGACGCGGCTTTTTTTCTATGCGGGTTTTACCGGTTGCGACGCGGTGGTGTGTTGCCTGGGAACTACTCGAAAGCAGGCGGGAAGCAAGGCTGCTCAAGAAAAAATTGACGTGAGGCTTCCGCTCATGCTTGCGGCAATTGCGAAAAAGGCTGGCGTAAAGAATTTCTTGTGCGTAAGCGCGATGGGTGCCGACAGTCACTCGCCCTATTTTTACAACCGCTTAAAAGGCCAACTTGAAGAAGGCCTCGACATGATTGGTTTTGAAACGCTGACGCTCGTGCGTCCTTCGCTTTTGCTTGGCAAACACAAGGACAGACGCTTTGGCGAAGAGCTTTTGCAAAAGACTATCGGGGCTCATCCCGAATGGATTCCGGCTTATGTGCGACCGGTGCATGCCGAAACGGTGGCGGCTCATTTGGTGACTTCGCTCCTGAAACCACCTACGGACCACGTATGCGCGACTGACGGAAGAGTCGGCAAGCGGATTATCTATAACCGCGTGCTCGCCCAGACGAAAGTGGATGACTTGTTTTGA